The following proteins are encoded in a genomic region of Arachis stenosperma cultivar V10309 chromosome 4, arast.V10309.gnm1.PFL2, whole genome shotgun sequence:
- the LOC130975264 gene encoding uncharacterized protein LOC130975264: MDKLMQNNINDGNTTTNAAPPNVATIPPRGRGSTTRKGLAATTTPPTPTQNAAATPPPPAQPRVVRPDVGSRSQISASPSNAAVPCSGTGSMPQGPLVRPTLQAQPTAPFRPPIVTRETMAVASPATQSRFTGFMPTPSLKKKEPSGPSPSKPSTNDKN; the protein is encoded by the coding sequence ATGGACAAATTGATGCAGAATAACATCAATGATGGGAACACTACAACAAATGCTGCACCCCCTAATGTAGCCACTATaccaccaagaggaagaggcagCACCACTCGAAAAGGACTGGCAGCCACTACAACACCTCCAACTCCAACACAAAACGCAGCAGCTACACCACCACCCCCTGCTCAACCTAGGGTTGTCAGGCCTGATGTTGGGTCTAGATCCCAAATTTCTGCATCTCCATCTAATGCTGCAGTCCCATGTAGTGGGACTGGGTCAATGCCACAAGGTCCATTAGTTAGGCCCACTCTTCAGGCCCAACCTACAGCACCATTTAGGCCACCAATTGTGACTAGGGAGACCATGGCAGTAGCAAGCCCAGCCACACAGAGCAGGTTTACAGGCTTCATGCCCACCCCATCCTTAAAGAAGAAAGAGCCATCCGGACCATCACCATCAAAACCATCAACAAATGACAAGAACTGA